From a single Streptomyces liliifuscus genomic region:
- a CDS encoding DNA polymerase III subunit delta': protein MTVWDDLVGQEKVSVQLDAAARDADAQVTAVADHTPVAEASKMTHAWLFTGPPGSGRSTAARAFAAALQCVSPDRALGGSPGCGFCDGCHTSLIGTHADVQIIRTDLLSIGVKETRDLVRRAQMSPAGRRWQVIIVEDADRLTEGAGNVLLKAIEEPAPRTVWLLCAPSIEDVLPTIRSRCRHLTLRTPPVDAVADVLVRRDGIEPDVAAAVARATQGHIGRARRLATDERARARRAAVLKLPLRVDDVGACLKAAQELIDAASEDAKQVAEETDVKETEDMKAALGASQGGRMPRGTAGVMKELEDKQKRRKTRTQRDSLDLALIDLTAFYRDVLALQFGTNLALANTEMRDTLDRLARGSSPETTLRRIEAIAACREALDRNVAPLLAVEAMTMALRAG from the coding sequence ATGACCGTGTGGGACGACCTGGTGGGCCAGGAGAAGGTGAGCGTGCAGCTCGACGCCGCCGCCCGGGACGCCGACGCCCAGGTCACGGCGGTGGCGGACCACACCCCGGTGGCCGAGGCGTCGAAGATGACGCACGCCTGGCTCTTCACGGGGCCGCCGGGCTCGGGCCGTTCCACCGCCGCGCGGGCCTTCGCCGCGGCCCTCCAGTGTGTGAGCCCCGACCGGGCTCTCGGCGGATCCCCCGGCTGCGGGTTCTGCGACGGCTGTCACACGAGCCTGATCGGCACCCACGCCGACGTGCAGATCATCCGCACCGACCTCCTGTCCATCGGCGTGAAGGAGACCCGCGATCTCGTCCGCCGGGCACAGATGTCCCCGGCGGGCCGCCGCTGGCAGGTCATCATCGTGGAGGACGCCGACCGCCTCACGGAGGGCGCGGGCAACGTCCTGCTGAAGGCCATCGAGGAGCCCGCCCCCCGCACGGTCTGGCTCCTGTGCGCACCCTCCATCGAGGACGTGCTGCCCACCATCCGCTCCCGCTGCCGTCACCTCACGCTCCGGACGCCTCCCGTGGACGCGGTCGCCGATGTCCTCGTACGCCGCGACGGCATCGAGCCGGACGTGGCGGCCGCCGTGGCCCGCGCCACCCAGGGGCACATCGGGCGCGCCCGCCGCCTCGCCACGGACGAGCGTGCCCGCGCGCGGCGTGCCGCCGTCCTCAAACTGCCCCTCCGTGTCGACGACGTGGGCGCCTGCCTCAAGGCGGCCCAGGAGCTGATCGACGCGGCCTCCGAGGACGCCAAGCAGGTCGCCGAGGAGACCGACGTCAAGGAGACCGAGGACATGAAGGCGGCGCTGGGCGCGTCCCAGGGCGGCCGGATGCCGCGCGGCACCGCGGGGGTGATGAAGGAGCTGGAGGACAAGCAGAAGCGCCGCAAGACGCGTACGCAGCGCGACAGCCTGGATCTGGCCCTGATCGACCTCACGGCCTTCTACCGCGACGTACTGGCTCTCCAGTTCGGCACCAACCTCGCCCTCGCCAACACGGAGATGCGGGACACCCTGGACCGGCTGGCGCGTGGCTCGTCCCCCGAGACCACCCTGCGGCGGATAGAGGCGATCGCCGCCTGCCGCGAGGCCCTGGACCGGAATGTGGCACCGCTGCTGGCGGTGGAGGCGATGACGATGGCGCTGCGGGCCGGTTGA
- a CDS encoding type I polyketide synthase, which translates to MQDPRVAVIGMALRFPGADTPEQYWHDIRSGVSHVRPFTDSEFAAAGLPEELYRDPDFTGASALLHGVDGFDAAFFGMSGREATLTDPQQRLFLECAHHALEDGGYAGSERGGSSRSGSVRIGVYASVGYRLYSLHSYLASNIGESSRGDDWTTVKQIQVGNYPDFTANRAAFRLGLDGPAVNVATACSSGLVSVHLACQALLAGDADLMVVGSAALHLPQVTGHRHVKGSTISKSGAVRAFDAAADGTVGGNGVAAVLLKPLANALADGDTVHAVILGSAVTNDGAGKAGFAAPGVAGQRDAVLGALDRAGVGAGTIGYVEAHGTGTYKGDPIEFAALSEAFRRHTDRKGFCALGSTKPAIGHLDSAAGLAGLVKAILVLRHGVVPPLVNLTRPNPQLGVEESPFTLPRRVMPWPLAGDGPRRAGVHSIGMGGTNAHVILEEAPVIPAVPVIPEKTPAAPGRTADTAVPVLLPLSAHSPKALEEYARSFRDALVRRPHMAPADLLTTAALGRRHLRHRLVVTAPAATPTAITPTAVSRTAITPTTVSPTGFTPPVDGPPDNLVDNLVGGLVRGLDAFLADPGRPAPPTAAYHTGTVDTPVTPAYVFSGQGGGRPGMAAALAARFPVVAEVLERCARIHQEETGESDFLDRIVGGRGPERWDTDFAQPALFALQVAQARLWQGFGVRPSAVAGHSVGEYAALCVAGALSPEDGMRLVCRRGRLMQDTEPGAMLAVFAPPEHVRRLLGDIDATRYGRLELAVSNGPAHHVVAGPPAAVEAARAWLAEHDVAGEPLPVDRAFHTALLNPMLDELRAAVGKTELRPVQVEFVSGLDGTTHPVGWLPDADHLVRQARHTADFHAVLRTLAPRAVLVELGPGAPLTGMARRAVPETLCVPTQGRGGADTDGLWTAAARLHCAGVDLDWAALLDGSGGRRIPLPLYPFQHRSYWTGPPPHPGPAVDRLPAKEGSVEDGMTEQAVLERVRELTARHLGYRADELGAGQTFVGLGADSLQLIGLLRQLESEFGVRTSVREILEEAGTPELTARLIAARAGRPASGPEGGQPVDVGAGPAPAPAPASVPAPVPAAAPAAATDPAPVGPASVGPEYALRSEVAELRRQIDLLAETQAVMLTQLSEAIALLGAERVR; encoded by the coding sequence GTGCAGGACCCGCGAGTGGCGGTCATCGGGATGGCGCTGAGGTTTCCGGGGGCTGACACACCCGAGCAGTACTGGCACGACATCCGGTCCGGCGTGTCCCACGTACGGCCCTTCACCGACTCCGAGTTCGCCGCCGCGGGCCTGCCCGAGGAGCTCTACCGGGACCCGGACTTCACCGGAGCGAGCGCGCTGCTGCACGGCGTCGACGGCTTCGACGCCGCGTTTTTCGGGATGAGCGGCCGGGAGGCCACCCTCACCGATCCCCAGCAGCGGCTGTTCCTGGAGTGCGCTCACCACGCGCTGGAGGACGGTGGCTACGCCGGCAGCGAGAGGGGCGGAAGCAGCCGGTCCGGGAGCGTACGGATCGGGGTCTACGCCAGCGTCGGCTATCGGCTCTACTCGCTGCACAGCTATCTCGCCTCCAACATCGGCGAGTCGAGCCGCGGCGACGACTGGACCACGGTGAAGCAGATCCAGGTCGGCAACTACCCGGACTTCACGGCCAACCGGGCCGCGTTCCGGCTCGGGCTCGACGGTCCGGCGGTGAATGTCGCGACCGCCTGCTCCAGTGGGCTCGTCTCGGTCCATCTGGCCTGTCAGGCGCTGCTCGCGGGAGACGCCGACCTCATGGTGGTGGGATCGGCCGCCCTGCATCTGCCGCAGGTCACCGGTCACCGCCATGTGAAGGGCTCGACGATCTCCAAGTCCGGTGCGGTACGGGCCTTCGACGCCGCGGCGGACGGCACGGTCGGCGGCAACGGGGTGGCCGCCGTCCTCCTCAAGCCGCTGGCGAACGCGCTCGCCGACGGCGACACCGTGCACGCCGTCATCCTGGGCTCCGCGGTCACCAACGACGGTGCGGGCAAGGCGGGCTTCGCCGCGCCGGGTGTCGCGGGCCAGCGGGATGCCGTGCTCGGCGCGTTGGACCGCGCGGGTGTCGGGGCCGGGACGATCGGCTACGTGGAGGCGCACGGCACCGGCACCTACAAGGGTGATCCGATCGAATTCGCCGCACTCAGTGAGGCGTTCCGGCGGCACACGGACCGCAAGGGCTTCTGCGCGCTCGGGTCCACCAAGCCCGCCATCGGGCACCTGGACAGCGCGGCGGGTCTCGCGGGGCTGGTCAAGGCCATCCTCGTGCTGCGGCACGGCGTGGTCCCGCCGCTGGTGAACCTGACCCGGCCCAACCCGCAACTCGGGGTCGAGGAGAGCCCGTTCACGCTCCCGCGGCGTGTCATGCCGTGGCCGTTGGCAGGTGATGGGCCGCGGAGAGCGGGGGTGCACTCCATCGGGATGGGGGGCACCAATGCGCATGTGATTCTGGAAGAGGCCCCGGTGATCCCGGCGGTCCCGGTGATCCCGGAAAAGACCCCGGCCGCCCCGGGCCGGACCGCGGACACCGCAGTGCCCGTACTCCTGCCTCTCTCGGCGCACAGCCCCAAGGCGCTGGAGGAGTACGCCCGTTCCTTCCGCGACGCCCTGGTGCGGCGCCCGCACATGGCACCGGCCGATCTCCTCACGACGGCCGCGCTCGGGCGCCGGCACCTGCGCCACCGGCTTGTCGTCACCGCGCCCGCAGCCACTCCAACCGCCATCACCCCAACCGCCGTCAGCCGGACCGCCATCACCCCAACCACCGTCAGCCCGACAGGCTTCACCCCACCCGTCGATGGCCCGCCCGACAACCTTGTCGACAACCTTGTCGGAGGGCTCGTCCGCGGCCTGGACGCCTTCCTGGCGGATCCGGGACGTCCCGCGCCGCCCACGGCCGCGTACCACACCGGAACTGTGGACACCCCCGTCACACCCGCGTACGTCTTCAGCGGGCAGGGCGGCGGTCGGCCCGGAATGGCCGCGGCGCTCGCCGCCCGCTTCCCCGTGGTGGCCGAGGTCCTGGAGCGGTGCGCCCGCATCCATCAGGAGGAGACCGGGGAGTCGGACTTCCTCGACCGGATCGTCGGTGGCCGGGGTCCTGAGCGGTGGGACACCGACTTCGCGCAGCCCGCGCTGTTCGCCCTGCAAGTGGCACAGGCCCGGCTCTGGCAGGGGTTCGGTGTGCGCCCGTCGGCCGTCGCCGGGCACAGCGTCGGCGAGTACGCGGCCCTGTGCGTCGCGGGAGCCCTGTCGCCGGAGGACGGCATGCGGCTCGTCTGCCGCAGGGGCCGGCTCATGCAGGACACCGAACCCGGCGCGATGCTGGCCGTGTTCGCCCCGCCGGAACACGTACGGCGGCTGCTCGGGGACATCGACGCGACGCGGTACGGGCGCCTCGAACTGGCGGTGTCCAACGGTCCCGCGCACCATGTCGTCGCCGGTCCGCCGGCCGCGGTCGAGGCGGCCCGGGCCTGGCTGGCCGAGCACGACGTGGCCGGCGAGCCGCTCCCCGTCGACCGCGCCTTCCACACGGCGCTGCTCAACCCGATGCTCGACGAACTGCGCGCCGCCGTCGGCAAGACCGAACTCCGGCCCGTACAGGTGGAGTTCGTCAGCGGACTGGACGGTACGACGCATCCCGTGGGCTGGCTGCCCGACGCCGACCATCTCGTACGGCAGGCGCGGCACACCGCGGACTTCCACGCCGTGCTGCGCACGCTCGCGCCCAGGGCCGTCCTGGTCGAACTGGGGCCCGGCGCGCCGCTGACCGGCATGGCCCGCCGTGCCGTGCCGGAGACCCTGTGCGTGCCGACGCAGGGCCGTGGCGGCGCCGACACCGACGGCCTGTGGACGGCGGCGGCCCGTCTGCACTGCGCCGGGGTGGACCTCGACTGGGCGGCGCTCCTCGACGGCTCCGGGGGACGCCGGATCCCGCTGCCCCTCTACCCGTTCCAGCACCGGTCGTACTGGACCGGCCCGCCACCGCATCCCGGTCCCGCAGTGGACCGATTACCTGCAAAGGAAGGTTCAGTGGAGGACGGCATGACCGAACAGGCAGTACTCGAACGGGTACGGGAACTCACGGCCCGGCATCTCGGCTACCGCGCCGACGAGCTCGGCGCCGGGCAGACGTTCGTCGGCCTCGGCGCGGACTCGTTGCAACTCATCGGGTTGCTGCGGCAGTTGGAGAGCGAGTTCGGCGTGCGGACGTCCGTCCGGGAGATCCTTGAGGAGGCGGGCACGCCTGAACTCACGGCCCGTCTGATCGCCGCGAGGGCGGGGCGGCCGGCTTCGGGGCCGGAGGGTGGGCAGCCCGTCGATGTCGGTGCGGGGCCAGCGCCAGCACCAGCGCCAGCGTCCGTGCCTGCGCCCGTGCCTGCCGCAGCGCCCGCGGCGGCGACCGACCCGGCGCCTGTGGGCCCGGCGTCCGTGGGCCCGGAGTACGCACTCCGCTCCGAAGTCGCCGAGCTGCGTCGGCAGATCGATCTGCTCGCCGAGACGCAGGCGGTCATGCTGACCCAGCTCTCCGAGGCGATAGCCCTGCTCGGCGCCGAGCGTGTCCGATGA
- a CDS encoding MFS transporter, producing the protein MTSGTAALQERRYRILVTGYAISSYGTFLNVVALSLYVYAVTDRALAVGVFMAVRLAAGFVAGLAAAAVLARWSAKGVMFWANVAQAAALLLLVLAPDGFRTGALFAVSAVVGASGTLFMVTLRSSIPDMVGEGRHTWANSLMVSGRSMAMVAGFASSGVVVSLLGYTAAFLVDMATFLVCALTVLLLPMPMGPARSDDGKDKDDKDSKGGQEEESADGSGRRRVPAALVALGAVPVLGLMVALRGIDALGSSSHNAALPVYSTELDADNPAVFVSVFWCVWALGNVLVQQVLQRYTKRTGRSVGALGFGLGTVAMSGTFILAFAGLPWAATVLVALLAGAADGLTEVSYTSHLQTLPSPLRTHAFGLSATVENLGFGVGMIVVAAALDVFTPLSVVGVAHGAAIVLALVYVARALRGRGAAQAQEAQEVQEAVPGSEEREGKNGEGESGAGPASGGHRDGAEVSGG; encoded by the coding sequence GTGACGTCCGGTACGGCAGCGCTTCAGGAACGCCGGTACCGGATCCTGGTCACCGGCTACGCGATCTCCTCGTACGGCACCTTCCTGAATGTCGTGGCGCTCAGCCTGTACGTCTACGCGGTCACGGACCGGGCGCTGGCCGTCGGTGTGTTCATGGCCGTACGACTGGCCGCGGGGTTCGTCGCAGGGCTCGCCGCCGCGGCCGTCCTGGCCCGTTGGTCCGCGAAGGGCGTCATGTTCTGGGCCAACGTGGCCCAGGCGGCCGCCCTGCTCCTGCTGGTGCTGGCGCCCGACGGATTCCGTACGGGCGCGCTGTTCGCCGTCTCCGCGGTGGTCGGGGCCTCGGGCACCCTGTTCATGGTCACGCTGCGCAGCTCCATCCCGGACATGGTCGGCGAGGGGCGGCACACCTGGGCCAACTCGCTGATGGTCAGCGGGCGTTCGATGGCGATGGTGGCCGGGTTCGCGTCGTCGGGCGTGGTCGTGTCCTTGCTCGGCTACACCGCGGCCTTCCTCGTGGACATGGCCACCTTCCTGGTCTGCGCCCTGACCGTCCTCCTCCTTCCGATGCCCATGGGCCCGGCCCGCAGCGACGACGGCAAGGACAAAGACGACAAAGACAGCAAGGGTGGGCAAGAAGAAGAGAGCGCCGATGGGTCGGGGCGGCGGCGGGTGCCCGCCGCTCTCGTCGCGCTCGGTGCGGTTCCGGTGCTCGGGCTGATGGTGGCGCTGCGCGGTATCGACGCGCTGGGGTCCTCCTCGCACAACGCGGCGCTGCCCGTGTACTCCACCGAACTCGACGCCGACAACCCGGCCGTGTTCGTCAGCGTCTTCTGGTGCGTCTGGGCGCTCGGGAACGTCCTTGTCCAGCAGGTACTGCAGAGATACACCAAGCGGACGGGACGCTCGGTTGGTGCCCTGGGCTTCGGGCTCGGCACCGTCGCCATGTCGGGCACCTTCATCCTGGCCTTCGCCGGGCTCCCCTGGGCCGCGACGGTGCTGGTCGCCCTGCTGGCCGGCGCGGCCGACGGCCTGACCGAGGTGTCGTACACCTCGCATCTGCAGACCCTGCCGAGCCCCCTGCGCACCCACGCCTTCGGGCTCTCCGCCACGGTGGAGAACCTCGGGTTCGGCGTGGGCATGATCGTGGTCGCCGCGGCCCTCGACGTCTTCACACCGTTGTCGGTCGTCGGCGTCGCGCACGGTGCCGCCATCGTCCTCGCCCTGGTGTACGTGGCCCGGGCGCTGCGGGGGCGCGGAGCGGCGCAAGCGCAGGAGGCGCAGGAAGTGCAGGAAGCCGTGCCCGGGAGCGAGGAACGGGAGGGGAAGAACGGGGAGGGGGAGAGCGGTGCAGGACCCGCGAGTGGCGGTCATCGGGATGGCGCTGAGGTTTCCGGGGGCTGA
- a CDS encoding alpha/beta hydrolase, with protein MYTRRRPRSSRANRSLRACGTLLAVAGLLVSACSAGSSTSSASPAGAAAALRALPEATPSALASYYGQRPAWRACGVSGFECTTLKAPLDYAEPAKGDVRLAVSRKKATGPGKRLGSLLVNPGGPGGSAVGYLQAYAGIGYPAKIRARYDMVAVDPRGVARSEPVECLTGREMDTYTQTDTTPDNARETGELVDAFKEFAEGCGRRAGNLLRHVSTVEAARDMDLVRAALGDEKLTYVGASYGTFLGATYAGLYPERVGRLVLDGALDPSLPARKTNQDQTAGFETAFQSFAKDCVHESDCPLGGAGTTTEQVGKNLKAFFRQLDGAPIETGDADGRKLGEALATTGVIAAMYDEGSWPQLRDALDMAMKDKDGAGLLALSDSYYERDSDGKYENLMFANAAVNCLDLPAAFSSPEEVKDALPSFEQASPVFGESLAWASLNCAYWPVKATGEAHSIEARGAAPIVVVGTVRDPATPYRWAQALAAQLSSGTLLTYDGDGHTAYGRGSACIDSAINEYLLEGTPPKNGKRCSGA; from the coding sequence ATGTACACCAGGCGCCGGCCAAGGTCATCTCGGGCCAACCGATCCCTTCGCGCGTGCGGCACGTTGCTCGCCGTCGCCGGACTGCTCGTCTCCGCCTGCTCCGCGGGGAGTTCGACGAGTTCCGCGAGCCCGGCCGGGGCGGCGGCCGCACTGCGTGCGCTGCCCGAGGCCACTCCCTCGGCGCTGGCCTCGTACTACGGTCAGCGGCCGGCCTGGCGTGCCTGCGGTGTCTCCGGCTTCGAGTGCACCACGTTGAAGGCCCCGCTCGACTACGCCGAGCCGGCCAAGGGTGACGTCAGGCTGGCCGTCTCCCGCAAGAAGGCCACGGGTCCGGGCAAGCGGCTCGGTTCGCTGCTGGTCAACCCGGGCGGGCCGGGCGGTTCGGCGGTCGGCTACCTCCAGGCGTACGCAGGAATCGGCTACCCGGCGAAGATCCGCGCCCGCTACGACATGGTCGCGGTCGACCCGCGCGGCGTCGCCCGCAGCGAGCCCGTCGAATGCCTCACCGGGCGCGAGATGGACACGTACACGCAGACGGACACGACCCCCGACAACGCGCGTGAGACCGGTGAACTGGTCGATGCCTTCAAGGAGTTCGCGGAGGGCTGCGGGCGGCGCGCGGGGAACCTGCTGCGCCATGTGTCCACGGTCGAGGCGGCCCGTGACATGGACCTCGTGCGCGCGGCGCTGGGCGACGAGAAGCTGACGTACGTGGGTGCTTCGTACGGCACGTTTCTCGGGGCGACGTACGCGGGCCTGTATCCGGAGCGGGTCGGCCGGCTCGTCCTGGACGGCGCGCTGGACCCGTCGCTGCCCGCGCGCAAGACGAACCAGGACCAGACGGCGGGCTTCGAGACGGCGTTCCAGTCCTTTGCCAAGGACTGCGTGCACGAGTCGGACTGCCCGCTGGGCGGCGCGGGCACGACGACCGAGCAGGTCGGCAAGAACCTCAAGGCCTTCTTCCGGCAGCTGGACGGCGCCCCCATCGAGACGGGTGACGCGGACGGCCGCAAGCTGGGCGAGGCGCTGGCCACGACGGGCGTCATCGCCGCGATGTACGACGAAGGGTCCTGGCCCCAACTGCGGGACGCCCTCGACATGGCCATGAAGGACAAGGACGGCGCGGGCCTGCTCGCCCTCTCCGACAGCTATTACGAGCGCGACTCGGACGGCAAGTACGAGAACCTGATGTTCGCCAACGCGGCGGTGAACTGCCTGGACCTGCCGGCCGCCTTCTCCTCCCCCGAGGAGGTGAAGGACGCGCTCCCCTCCTTCGAGCAGGCGTCCCCGGTCTTCGGTGAGAGCCTCGCCTGGGCCTCCCTGAACTGCGCGTACTGGCCCGTGAAGGCGACCGGCGAAGCCCACAGCATCGAGGCGCGGGGCGCCGCCCCCATCGTCGTCGTCGGCACTGTCCGTGACCCCGCGACCCCCTACCGCTGGGCCCAGGCCCTCGCCGCCCAGCTCTCCTCCGGCACCCTCCTCACCTACGACGGCGACGGCCACACGGCGTATGGGCGGGGCAGTGCCTGCATCGACTCCGCGATCAACGAATACCTCCTCGAAGGCACCCCTCCGAAGAACGGAAAGCGCTGCTCAGGGGCGTGA